One genomic window of Maribacter aquivivus includes the following:
- a CDS encoding DUF6876 family protein — protein sequence MKAQVNEIKEGLQHFHGTEMFYQIPLLKTRFTDGLKYLANVADCFWLITDTSVIAKSLMNRSEFVTIDFKRLSEEKQDFTGYEAEIIYTDGNDTILEKHSYRVTDFPLDELRLFFVNNTLMLPSEY from the coding sequence ATGAAAGCACAAGTTAACGAAATCAAAGAAGGATTGCAACATTTTCACGGAACGGAAATGTTCTATCAAATCCCATTATTAAAAACACGTTTTACAGACGGTCTAAAATACCTTGCTAACGTGGCAGATTGTTTTTGGCTCATTACAGATACATCCGTAATCGCAAAAAGTTTGATGAACCGAAGCGAATTTGTAACCATAGACTTCAAAAGATTGTCCGAAGAAAAACAGGATTTTACAGGTTATGAAGCTGAAATTATTTATACAGATGGCAACGATACTATTTTAGAAAAACACAGCTATCGTGTAACCGATTTTCCACTCGACGAACTGCGGTTATTTTTTGTAAATAATACGCTGATGTTACCTAGCGAATATTAG
- a CDS encoding type IV secretory system conjugative DNA transfer family protein: protein MQIDNIITTLSIIGFTSTVFYAMFRLSKFAFLLNIAILSFFVFYVAAGNELTFILLYLVCPLLLINTGLYVFLHKTENSQNGDSKYQVNFATSKGNFKLDNIKRGASVIGSAGSGKTESVVYGFLKHFQKEGFCGIIHDYKDFELTEMAYPLFKDSDIPFKVISFDKIIHRVNPIAPRYLENEESVNEVSRVLIENLLEQRESGTTGTTKFFNDAAEGLIGGLIWKLKTEYPKYCTLPHLIAVYQFLDTKSLIQFLETNTTSRAMADAFISGKDSERQTAGVKSTLANALKRISTQRIFMALSADEVPLNINSEENPSVISIVNNPKFETSYSPVIATIIHTITKQMSVRNSKPSFLLMEEAPTIRLLNMHRIPATLRSYNISTIYVMQDKIQNDMMYGDKASKAILSNLSYQFFGKVNDPDTAKYYERFFEIIKDPTKSISRGHNLDFDTRITTGEKEIPKIRADVFFRLKQGEFITYADGKDKKIQFKLDDIQRELPKESKQFAQADLAANFERVYDEARSIFEKRLYVS, encoded by the coding sequence ATGCAGATAGATAATATCATAACGACACTTTCAATTATTGGTTTTACCAGTACTGTTTTCTATGCGATGTTTCGGCTAAGTAAGTTTGCGTTTCTTTTGAATATCGCAATACTGTCATTTTTCGTATTCTATGTTGCTGCTGGAAATGAATTAACATTCATTTTGTTGTATCTAGTTTGTCCGCTACTATTAATTAATACAGGACTATACGTTTTTCTGCATAAAACTGAAAATTCGCAAAATGGCGATAGTAAATACCAAGTCAACTTTGCTACGAGCAAAGGGAATTTTAAATTGGATAATATTAAACGTGGCGCATCCGTCATCGGATCCGCTGGAAGCGGAAAAACCGAAAGTGTCGTTTACGGATTTCTTAAACACTTCCAAAAAGAAGGCTTTTGCGGAATCATTCACGATTACAAAGATTTTGAATTGACCGAAATGGCATATCCACTTTTCAAGGATAGCGATATTCCATTTAAGGTCATTTCCTTCGATAAAATCATCCATAGGGTAAATCCTATTGCGCCACGCTATTTAGAGAACGAGGAAAGCGTCAATGAGGTGTCAAGGGTGTTAATCGAAAACCTTTTAGAGCAAAGAGAAAGCGGAACAACTGGCACGACAAAATTCTTTAACGATGCTGCAGAGGGGTTGATTGGTGGTTTGATTTGGAAACTGAAAACGGAATATCCAAAATACTGTACGTTACCCCATTTGATAGCTGTTTATCAATTCCTTGATACAAAAAGCCTAATCCAGTTTCTGGAAACCAACACCACCTCAAGGGCGATGGCAGATGCTTTTATTAGTGGCAAAGATTCTGAAAGACAGACTGCTGGTGTAAAAAGCACCTTGGCCAATGCGCTCAAACGAATTAGTACCCAACGTATTTTTATGGCATTGTCCGCAGACGAAGTGCCATTGAATATTAATAGCGAGGAAAATCCATCAGTAATTTCAATAGTGAACAACCCAAAATTTGAAACCTCCTATTCGCCCGTCATTGCTACCATCATTCATACTATCACCAAGCAAATGAGCGTGCGGAATTCTAAACCGTCGTTCTTGCTGATGGAAGAAGCACCGACCATACGTTTGTTGAATATGCATCGTATTCCAGCAACCTTACGTAGTTACAACATCTCAACTATTTACGTGATGCAAGACAAGATTCAGAATGATATGATGTATGGCGATAAAGCAAGTAAAGCGATTTTGAGCAATTTATCCTATCAATTCTTCGGTAAGGTCAATGACCCGGACACCGCCAAATATTACGAACGCTTTTTTGAAATTATTAAAGACCCGACCAAGAGTATCAGTCGAGGACATAACCTTGATTTTGATACGCGTATTACTACGGGCGAAAAGGAAATTCCAAAGATTAGAGCTGATGTTTTCTTCAGGTTGAAACAAGGCGAATTTATTACTTACGCGGATGGAAAGGATAAGAAAATTCAATTTAAATTGGATGATATTCAAAGAGAATTACCAAAGGAATCGAAACAGTTTGCACAGGCTGATTTAGCAGCTAATTTTGAACGGGTTTATGATGAGGCGCGTTCGATATTTGAAAAGCGACTGTATGTGAGTTAA
- a CDS encoding BfmA/BtgA family mobilization protein, with product MDSFIGIRFKKETAKRFQSFSRTYFKSHTEAMATMLDFFFYNEISPKEKLGPTGRTIEAKLLKRINAVIAIMRDVEKTQTKPTVAMIQSLFETEEPTKKPLIVEKKYAEQKPKVRFQEKQNQNNEL from the coding sequence ATGGACTCATTTATTGGAATTAGATTTAAAAAGGAAACTGCAAAACGCTTCCAAAGTTTCTCACGCACTTACTTCAAATCGCACACCGAAGCAATGGCTACGATGCTCGATTTTTTCTTCTACAATGAAATCTCGCCAAAGGAAAAATTGGGTCCGACGGGGCGAACCATCGAAGCCAAATTACTTAAAAGAATCAATGCTGTAATTGCCATAATGAGGGATGTGGAAAAGACACAAACCAAACCTACGGTAGCGATGATTCAATCACTTTTTGAAACAGAAGAACCAACCAAAAAACCGTTGATTGTAGAAAAGAAATATGCCGAACAAAAACCTAAAGTGAGATTTCAGGAAAAACAAAATCAGAATAACGAACTCTAA
- the mobB gene encoding MobB family relaxase codes for MYITITPQKLGGTYGQSSADFVGYLEKENEGLEQRDMEHFFNQYGDEIPAEEVVKEIDGNTAKLKKKEPKFYSITVSPSKYELRKLKNNSQDLKNYTHELMKDYVASFNREINGRPISINDIKYYAKIEHQRTFKGTDFQIKENQPYASKILQLKTEIRNIQDGRAKGNIKKMNREIAKLERQAPHQQNGKRIVQGMSKDGNQSHIHIIVSRKDASNSVSLSPGSKHKASEVEMHGKKVKRGFDRDAFFVKAEKTFDKTFGYKRNFAETYKARKDFVKNPNLYFAALMKLPANEKALAFKMITKTGLPVIPSIPLSQAQIALRVFKRLRRGAEIAIKSSSIGI; via the coding sequence ATGTACATCACAATAACACCCCAAAAATTAGGTGGCACTTATGGTCAAAGTTCGGCGGATTTTGTAGGCTATTTAGAGAAAGAAAACGAAGGTTTAGAACAACGAGATATGGAACACTTTTTCAACCAATATGGCGACGAGATTCCCGCTGAAGAAGTGGTCAAAGAAATTGATGGAAATACCGCAAAATTAAAAAAGAAAGAACCCAAGTTTTATTCGATTACGGTCAGTCCTTCAAAGTATGAATTACGAAAACTAAAGAACAATAGCCAAGATTTAAAAAATTACACTCATGAGCTGATGAAGGATTATGTCGCCAGTTTCAATCGGGAAATAAATGGACGACCTATATCAATCAATGACATAAAGTACTATGCTAAAATTGAACATCAAAGAACATTCAAGGGTACAGATTTTCAGATTAAAGAGAACCAACCTTACGCTTCAAAAATTCTTCAACTAAAAACTGAAATCCGAAATATTCAAGATGGACGAGCAAAAGGGAATATTAAAAAGATGAACAGGGAAATTGCCAAACTGGAACGCCAAGCACCGCATCAACAAAATGGAAAACGCATTGTCCAAGGAATGTCAAAAGATGGAAACCAAAGTCATATCCATATTATCGTAAGCAGAAAGGATGCTTCCAATTCGGTAAGTCTTTCGCCTGGTAGTAAACACAAAGCTTCTGAAGTAGAGATGCACGGCAAAAAGGTAAAGCGAGGTTTTGATAGGGATGCCTTTTTCGTTAAAGCGGAAAAGACGTTTGACAAAACTTTTGGATATAAACGCAATTTTGCCGAGACCTATAAAGCAAGAAAAGATTTTGTTAAAAACCCTAACCTCTATTTTGCTGCCTTGATGAAACTACCAGCTAACGAAAAGGCATTGGCTTTTAAAATGATTACAAAAACAGGCTTGCCAGTAATACCTAGTATTCCTTTAAGCCAAGCACAAATTGCGCTTCGGGTTTTCAAACGGTTAAGACGTGGTGCAGAAATAGCAATTAAATCAAGTTCCATCGGAATATAA
- a CDS encoding single-stranded DNA-binding protein, whose product MSTIKNHVQLIGNVGQEPTITNLESGKKVARFSLATNEYYKDAKGEKQTDTNWHTVVAWGKTAEIVEKYVVKGKEVGISGKLKTRSYTSDDNEQRYVTEVVADEILLLGSKDDK is encoded by the coding sequence ATGAGTACTATTAAAAATCACGTACAGTTAATTGGAAACGTTGGACAAGAACCAACTATTACGAACCTTGAAAGCGGAAAGAAAGTAGCCCGTTTTTCACTCGCCACAAATGAGTATTACAAAGATGCCAAAGGCGAAAAACAAACTGACACTAATTGGCATACGGTAGTTGCTTGGGGCAAGACTGCCGAAATTGTAGAGAAGTATGTTGTTAAAGGCAAAGAAGTTGGAATATCGGGAAAACTTAAAACCCGAAGTTATACAAGTGATGATAACGAACAACGCTATGTTACGGAAGTTGTAGCCGATGAAATTCTATTACTTGGAAGCAAAGACGACAAGTAA